Proteins from a single region of Streptomyces vinaceus:
- a CDS encoding HSP90 family protein has product MTSASSSSIHSDPAANSFQVDLRGLVDLLSHHLYSSPRVYVRELLQNAVDAVTARQALDPEAEIRIRLSASAGRVTIEDSGIGLTAAEAHSLLATIGRSSKRGGEHGLETTRREFLGQFGIGLLACFVVARQIRVITRSARDPQAAPVEWLATDDGSYTVRELPEDARREPGTTVILQARPGAEEWTVPAKVEQLARDYGSLLPYDITFTEGGSGEEGSGGGEPRGITDRPAIWDRPFPTPAARRVALAGHCAQLFGFTPLDSIDLDLPVAGVRGVAYVLPEPTSPAHRAGHRVHLKGMLLTDHADNLLPDWAFFVRAVIDTDTLRPTASRENLYDDETLSAVREALGARVRAWLAELAASEPERLAAFLSVHHLGVKSLARHDAELLGLMLPWLPFETSEGSMSLQEFTAAHTEVHFTRTVEEFRQIAPIAAAHGLGVINAGYTYDADLLALLPTVRPDLKVTELDAGAVTERLDPVPTSAELALAPFLSTARTRLEAQGCDVVLRSFQPVSVPALYLDDRQARQERDRTAALDSADSLWSGILGALRGSAPRARLVLNHNNPLIRRISALPDEALTGTAVESLYGQALLMSQRPLRPADSTLLNRAFLGLLEWATHSTDSQEGQK; this is encoded by the coding sequence ATGACGTCCGCATCCTCTTCCTCCATCCACTCGGATCCCGCCGCCAACAGCTTCCAGGTCGATCTGCGCGGCCTGGTCGACCTGCTCTCCCACCACCTCTACTCCAGCCCGCGCGTCTACGTCCGCGAGCTGCTGCAGAACGCGGTGGACGCCGTCACCGCCCGCCAGGCACTCGACCCCGAGGCGGAGATCCGCATCCGGCTGTCGGCGTCCGCGGGCCGGGTGACCATCGAGGACAGCGGTATCGGCCTGACCGCCGCCGAGGCCCACTCCCTCCTCGCCACCATCGGCCGCAGCTCCAAGCGCGGCGGCGAACACGGCCTCGAAACCACCCGCCGCGAGTTCCTCGGCCAGTTCGGCATCGGCCTGCTCGCCTGCTTCGTCGTGGCCCGCCAGATCCGCGTCATCACGCGTTCCGCGCGCGACCCCCAGGCCGCGCCCGTCGAGTGGCTGGCCACGGACGACGGCTCCTACACCGTCCGTGAACTGCCCGAAGACGCGCGCCGGGAGCCCGGCACCACCGTGATCCTCCAGGCGCGCCCGGGTGCCGAGGAGTGGACCGTCCCGGCCAAGGTCGAGCAGCTGGCCCGCGACTACGGCTCCCTGCTCCCGTACGACATCACCTTCACCGAGGGCGGGAGCGGGGAGGAGGGCAGCGGGGGCGGCGAGCCGCGGGGCATCACCGACCGGCCCGCCATATGGGACCGCCCCTTCCCCACCCCCGCCGCGCGCCGCGTCGCGCTCGCCGGCCACTGCGCGCAGCTCTTCGGCTTCACCCCGCTCGACAGCATCGACCTCGACCTGCCCGTCGCCGGGGTGCGCGGAGTCGCGTACGTCCTCCCCGAGCCGACCAGCCCCGCCCACCGGGCCGGGCACCGCGTCCACCTCAAGGGCATGCTGCTGACGGACCACGCCGACAACCTGCTGCCGGACTGGGCCTTCTTCGTCCGCGCGGTCATCGACACGGACACCCTGCGGCCCACCGCCTCCCGCGAGAACCTCTACGACGACGAGACCCTGTCCGCCGTACGGGAGGCCCTCGGCGCCCGGGTCCGGGCCTGGCTCGCCGAGCTCGCCGCGAGCGAACCGGAGCGCTTGGCAGCCTTCCTGAGCGTCCACCACCTCGGGGTGAAGTCCCTCGCCCGGCACGACGCCGAGCTGCTCGGCCTGATGCTGCCCTGGCTGCCGTTCGAGACGAGCGAGGGCTCGATGAGCCTCCAGGAGTTCACGGCGGCGCACACCGAGGTCCACTTCACGCGCACGGTCGAGGAGTTCCGCCAGATCGCCCCGATCGCTGCCGCCCACGGCCTCGGCGTTATCAACGCGGGATACACCTACGACGCCGACCTGCTCGCCCTGCTGCCCACCGTGCGCCCGGACCTTAAGGTCACGGAGCTGGACGCCGGCGCCGTCACCGAGCGCCTCGACCCGGTCCCGACCTCCGCCGAACTGGCCCTCGCGCCCTTCCTGTCCACGGCGCGCACCCGGCTGGAGGCGCAGGGCTGCGACGTCGTGCTGCGGTCCTTCCAGCCCGTCTCCGTCCCCGCGCTCTACCTCGACGACCGACAGGCCCGCCAGGAACGCGACCGCACGGCGGCGCTGGACAGCGCCGACTCCCTGTGGAGCGGGATCCTCGGCGCGCTGCGCGGCTCCGCCCCGCGCGCCCGCCTGGTGCTCAACCACAACAACCCGCTGATCCGCCGGATCTCGGCCCTGCCCGACGAGGCCCTGACCGGCACCGCCGTCGAATCGCTGTACGGGCAGGCCCTGCTGATGTCCCAGCGGCCGCTGCGGCCCGCCGATTCCACGCTGCTCAACCGGGCCTTCCTCGGGCTCCTCGAATGGGCGACCCACTCCACCGACTCCCAGGAGGGACAGAAGTGA